The Synergistota bacterium region AGGCAGAGGAAATTTATAAAGAGCTTCAATCTGGCAAAAAGTGGAGCGATATAGCTCCTAAGTCCAAGCCGGAAAAGAAAAGCCTTCGTGAGCTTCCAAAGCAATTTTCTAAGGAGGAAAAGGAGTTTAAAGCGAAATCACCATTTATCATAAAAGATGACAAGGAGAAAAAATATTGGGTGGGATATGTATTCTCCATCATACCTCCCAAGCAAAGAAGCTATGAAGATGTCAAAAAGCAGCTTGAACAGATATTAAGGTATACCGAGGGAGCCGAAGCGCAGAGAAAGTTCATCCTTGCCCTTCGCGCTAAGGCAGAAATTAAATACATTGATCCCTCGCTCGCTCCTCCTCCACCCGCTCCCAAGGAGAAAAAAGCTGCCAAAGAAGAAGCAAAACCAAAGCAGAAAGAATCTAATAAAGGCAAAAGGGTAAAAGAAGCCGAGAGCAAGAAAGCAACCGAAAGCAAAAGTAAGTAAAATAAGAAGGGCGTGCGCTTAAGCGCACGCCCTTCCTTTATATACTTCACGAAGGAGCAAGCGTTCTTTGAATCCTCTTTATAGAGATAGCCTTCTTTGATATGGGATCGATTTCCACAACGATCCCTTGCAAGACTACCTCCCCCTTAGCAACTTCGAATTTTACGGGCATCCCTGTTAAAAAGCGCTTTATGACCTTATCCGGACTCATCCCTATTATAGAATTAGCTGGACCCGTCATGCCAACATCGGTTATATAAGCTGTACCCTTAGGTAGTATCCTTTCATCGGCGGTCGGCACATGTGTATGAGTTCCAAAAACGGCGCTGACTCTACCATCAAAGTAGTAAGCAAAGGCAAGCTTTTCAGATGTTGCTTCAGCGTGAAAATCAACCAGTATAGGCTTATCCTCTGAAGCAAGAAGTGCCAACATCTCATCCATGCGCGTGAATGGGCAATCTATTGGGACCATGAATATCCTACCTTGGAAATTAGCCACAATTAAGGAATCCAAAACTATAAATCCCCTCCCTGG contains the following coding sequences:
- a CDS encoding TIGR00282 family metallophosphoesterase — encoded protein: MPKVLFIGDIIGRPGRRAVRELLPELKKELGVNLVIANGENAAGGFGLTQSVVEEILNAGVDVITTGNHVWDKKEVLEILRSDEYPVLRPYNYPPGVPGRGFIVLDSLIVANFQGRIFMVPIDCPFTRMDEMLALLASEDKPILVDFHAEATSEKLAFAYYFDGRVSAVFGTHTHVPTADERILPKGTAYITDVGMTGPANSIIGMSPDKVIKRFLTGMPVKFEVAKGEVVLQGIVVEIDPISKKAISIKRIQRTLAPS